The following are encoded in a window of Methanobacterium sp. genomic DNA:
- a CDS encoding TRC40/GET3/ArsA family transport-energizing ATPase yields MAFKDLFKFNKGKTTFVFIGGKGGVGKTTISAATALWFARSGKRTLVISTDPAHSLSDSFEKNIGHNPTPIAENLEAVEIDPEVAMKDYQAKMKEQQALNPGMDMGMMQDQMDMASMAPGIDETAAFDKFMQYMTTDEYDIVIFDTAPTGHTLRLLSFPEMMDSWVGKMIKVRRQIGSMAKAFKNIMPFMGDEEEEDRALEDMEKSKKQIKAARGVLADPERTSFKMVVIPEEMSIYESERAMEALAKFNMTADGVIVNQVQPEEADCEFCAARRKIQEQRLKTIHEKFGNQLIAEIPLQQEEVKGMDKLKGIAEVLYGEVEAAGSTSK; encoded by the coding sequence ATGGCATTTAAAGATCTTTTTAAATTCAACAAAGGAAAAACAACATTTGTATTTATTGGTGGGAAAGGTGGAGTTGGTAAAACCACTATTTCTGCTGCAACAGCGTTATGGTTTGCAAGAAGCGGTAAAAGAACTCTTGTAATTTCTACTGACCCTGCACACTCTCTCTCTGATTCTTTTGAGAAGAACATTGGGCATAATCCAACACCTATAGCTGAAAATCTGGAGGCTGTTGAGATTGACCCTGAAGTTGCTATGAAGGATTATCAGGCAAAAATGAAGGAACAGCAAGCTTTGAATCCTGGTATGGATATGGGCATGATGCAGGACCAGATGGACATGGCTTCAATGGCTCCAGGTATTGATGAAACAGCTGCATTTGATAAATTCATGCAATATATGACTACTGATGAGTATGACATTGTTATTTTTGACACAGCACCAACTGGACACACTTTAAGGTTACTTTCATTCCCTGAAATGATGGATTCATGGGTAGGGAAGATGATTAAGGTCAGGCGCCAAATTGGAAGCATGGCTAAGGCATTTAAAAATATTATGCCATTTATGGGTGATGAGGAAGAGGAAGACCGTGCTTTAGAAGATATGGAGAAATCTAAAAAGCAAATAAAAGCTGCAAGAGGCGTTTTAGCTGATCCTGAGAGGACTTCATTTAAGATGGTGGTTATTCCTGAGGAAATGTCGATATATGAATCTGAAAGGGCAATGGAAGCTTTGGCTAAATTTAATATGACTGCTGACGGAGTTATTGTTAATCAGGTTCAACCAGAAGAAGCTGATTGTGAATTCTGTGCTGCAAGACGTAAGATTCAGGAGCAACGCCTTAAAACAATCCATGAGAAGTTTGGAAATCAGCTTATAGCTGAGATACCACTTCAACAGGAAGAAGTTAAGGGTATGGATAAACTTAAAGGTATTGCTGAAGTTCTTTACGGTGAAGTAGAAGCTGCTGGTAGCACTTCTAAATAA